From a single Flavobacteriales bacterium genomic region:
- a CDS encoding T9SS type A sorting domain-containing protein, producing the protein MKILTPINAVLRSIAALFLLLGWVQFGFAQPGDVNRIDIRLVSFDANTVEVQLRPNADWQRADGIVNLNFTVRWETAAGGQLGEPDQSFTGFSCVSNPLFLSENPGVGDALNNADNGGFRYKAYGTTGNIIPVACTIPANTWARYAQLPLTGLTGCTSFEVVTSDAYTISQDGEWFISMGGPDITTASQVVLPGAAMGTGATPSPGSYGPFCSTDADVSLGGTPSGGVWTGTGVSGSGPYVFDPSAGTQSLTYTVGTGNCAAAALTTITINQAPTTANAGPDQNICASSTTLAGNIATVGSGSWSVVGGSGTFANASSPTTTVSSLGAGANTFRWTISNAGCAASANDVVISNGPCDCNGDFGGTAFIDNCATCVGGNTGEVACVADCNGDFGGTAFIDNCATCVGGNTGEVACTVDCNGDFGGTAFIDNCATCVGGNTGEVACVADCNGDFGGTAFIDNCATCVGGNTGEVACVADCNGDFGGTAFIDNCATCVGGNTGEVACVADCNGDFGGTAFIDNCATCVGGNTGEVACVADCNGDFGGTAFIDNCATCVGGNTGEVACVADCNGDFGGTAFIDNCATCVGGNTGEVACTVDCNGDFGGTAFIDNCATCVGGNTGEVACVADCNGDFGGTAFIDNCATCVGGNTGEVACVADCNGDFGGTAFIDNCATCVGGNTGEVACVADCNGDFGGTAFIDNCATCVGGNTGEVACVADCNGDFGGTAFIDNCATCVGGNTGEVACVADCNGDFGGTAFIDNCATCVGGNTGEVACTVDCNGDFGGTAFIDNCATCVGGNTGEVACVADCNGDFGGTAFIDNCATCVGGNTGEVACVADCNGDFGGTAFIDNCATCVGGNTGEVACVADCNGDFGGTAFIDNCATCVGGNTGEVACTVDCNGDFGGTAFIDNCATCVGGNTGEVACVADCNGDFGGTAFIDNCATCVGGNTGEVACTVDCNGDFGGTAFIDNCATCVGGNTGEVACVADCNGDFGGTAFIDNCATCVGGNTGEVACVADCNGDFGGTAFIDNCATCVGGNTGEVACVADCNGDFGGTAFIDNCATCVGGNTGEVACTVDCNGDFGGTAFIDNCATCVGGNTGEVACVADCNGDFGGTAFIDNCATCVGGNTGEVACVADCNGDFGGTAFIDNCATCVGGNTGEVACTVDCNGDFGGTAFIDNCATCVGGNTGEVACVADCNGDFGGTAFIDNCATCVGGNTGEVACVADCNGDFGGTAFIDNCATCVGGNTGEVACTVDCNGDFGGTAFIDNCATCVGGNTGEVACVADCNGDFGGTAFIDNCATCVGGNTGEVACVADCNGDFGGTAFIDNCATCVGGNTGEVACVADCNGDFGGTAFIDNCATCVGGNTGEVACVADCNGDFGGTAFLDDCDICVGGNTGLAPCTVGCDNNVVIEFATDNNAADVSWSITAVGAGTPSCSGSNLPNNQPAYVTDVCCLSDGCYRLVVTDAGGDGIAGGGYVLRMAGNNGMRIIDNSNNFTVGSSSINTSLEDGAFCLPLGGVELLSSSCDKYFWANGQYIVCNEDAEVAADFNGGGVAGADSGYDFWFYNPNGGYSFIRERRHNVSDNFANIGSPRTCHMKVNNWATANHIPDQMNLNVRVRGVVNGVASSWGPACRFARNEALAICTPTKLFDIPGYVFYSCGVTRQFVTSSSQRLYARPVSGATQYQFRFSIPGEGVLVTRTANNYYATLGWTNDVPLVDGNTYDVEVRAFKGGIWCIWGETCQVTICNAPPCGMEANGGQQNVALDLNTTLSVWPNPNQGDQVHVNIIGLQDGVNKVTVDLFDLTGKRVISRQFAAQDGNMNTVMDLNGSMNSGMYMLRITAGEKVFTERLVIQH; encoded by the coding sequence ATGAAGATCTTAACACCAATTAACGCAGTGCTGCGAAGTATTGCGGCCTTATTCCTTTTGCTGGGATGGGTTCAATTTGGCTTTGCACAGCCAGGCGATGTCAATAGGATCGATATCCGTTTGGTTTCTTTTGATGCTAATACTGTTGAGGTACAGTTAAGACCGAACGCAGATTGGCAGCGTGCCGATGGAATTGTGAATTTGAACTTCACGGTACGTTGGGAAACAGCGGCTGGAGGTCAATTGGGTGAACCTGATCAGTCCTTTACGGGATTCTCATGTGTTTCGAATCCACTTTTCCTTTCAGAGAACCCTGGGGTAGGCGATGCACTGAACAATGCTGATAATGGCGGTTTTCGATATAAAGCTTACGGCACAACGGGAAATATTATTCCTGTAGCATGTACTATCCCAGCTAATACTTGGGCCCGATATGCACAACTTCCGCTAACAGGGCTAACAGGGTGTACGAGCTTCGAAGTGGTAACTTCAGATGCTTATACGATCTCTCAGGATGGTGAATGGTTCATTAGTATGGGTGGGCCGGATATTACTACGGCTTCCCAAGTTGTTCTGCCGGGAGCGGCTATGGGAACTGGAGCTACACCATCACCAGGATCCTACGGTCCATTTTGTTCGACGGATGCAGATGTTAGCCTAGGTGGTACGCCCTCAGGTGGTGTTTGGACAGGTACCGGTGTTAGCGGATCAGGTCCTTACGTTTTCGATCCAAGTGCTGGAACTCAATCATTGACCTATACGGTCGGAACCGGAAATTGCGCAGCCGCCGCACTAACCACGATCACTATTAACCAAGCTCCAACTACTGCGAATGCTGGTCCGGATCAAAATATTTGCGCTTCATCCACAACATTGGCCGGTAATATTGCGACAGTTGGAAGTGGATCGTGGTCTGTTGTTGGTGGATCTGGAACATTTGCTAATGCATCTTCCCCGACAACAACGGTTAGTTCATTGGGCGCTGGTGCGAATACATTTAGGTGGACTATTTCAAATGCTGGATGTGCAGCGTCAGCGAATGATGTAGTGATCAGCAATGGTCCATGTGACTGTAACGGCGACTTTGGCGGAACAGCCTTCATCGACAACTGTGCAACCTGCGTAGGTGGTAACACCGGCGAAGTAGCATGTGTAGCTGACTGTAACGGCGACTTTGGCGGAACAGCCTTCATCGACAACTGCGCAACCTGCGTTGGTGGTAACACCGGCGAAGTAGCATGTACTGTGGATTGTAACGGAGACTTTGGCGGAACAGCCTTCATCGACAACTGCGCAACCTGCGTAGGCGGTAACACCGGCGAAGTAGCATGTGTAGCTGACTGTAATGGTGACTTTGGCGGAACAGCCTTCATCGACAACTGCGCAACCTGCGTAGGCGGTAACACCGGCGAAGTAGCATGTGTAGCTGACTGTAACGGCGACTTTGGCGGAACAGCCTTCATCGACAACTGCGCAACCTGCGTTGGTGGTAACACCGGCGAAGTAGCATGTGTAGCTGACTGTAACGGCGACTTTGGCGGAACAGCCTTCATCGACAACTGCGCAACCTGCGTAGGCGGTAACACCGGCGAAGTAGCATGTGTAGCTGACTGTAATGGTGACTTTGGCGGAACAGCCTTCATCGACAACTGCGCAACCTGCGTTGGTGGTAACACTGGCGAAGTAGCATGTGTAGCTGACTGTAATGGTGACTTTGGCGGAACAGCCTTCATCGACAACTGCGCAACCTGCGTTGGTGGTAACACCGGCGAAGTAGCATGTACTGTGGATTGTAACGGAGACTTTGGCGGAACAGCCTTCATCGACAACTGCGCAACCTGCGTAGGCGGTAACACCGGCGAAGTAGCATGTGTAGCTGACTGTAATGGTGACTTTGGCGGAACAGCCTTCATCGACAACTGCGCAACCTGCGTAGGCGGTAACACCGGCGAAGTAGCATGTGTAGCTGACTGTAACGGCGACTTTGGCGGAACAGCCTTCATCGACAACTGCGCAACCTGCGTTGGTGGTAACACCGGCGAAGTAGCATGTGTAGCTGACTGTAACGGCGACTTTGGCGGAACAGCCTTCATCGACAACTGCGCAACCTGCGTAGGCGGTAACACCGGCGAAGTAGCATGTGTAGCTGACTGTAATGGTGACTTTGGCGGAACAGCCTTCATCGACAACTGCGCAACCTGCGTTGGTGGTAACACTGGCGAAGTAGCATGTGTAGCTGACTGTAATGGTGACTTTGGCGGAACAGCCTTCATCGACAACTGCGCAACCTGCGTTGGTGGTAACACCGGCGAAGTAGCATGTACTGTGGATTGTAACGGAGACTTTGGCGGAACAGCCTTCATCGACAACTGCGCAACCTGCGTAGGCGGTAACACCGGCGAAGTAGCATGTGTAGCTGACTGTAATGGTGACTTTGGCGGAACAGCCTTCATCGACAACTGCGCAACCTGCGTAGGCGGTAACACCGGCGAAGTAGCATGTGTAGCTGACTGTAACGGCGACTTTGGCGGAACAGCCTTCATCGACAACTGCGCAACCTGCGTAGGCGGTAACACCGGCGAAGTAGCATGTGTAGCTGACTGTAATGGTGACTTTGGCGGAACAGCCTTCATCGACAACTGTGCAACCTGCGTTGGTGGTAACACCGGCGAAGTAGCATGTACTGTGGATTGTAACGGCGACTTTGGCGGAACAGCCTTCATCGACAACTGCGCAACCTGCGTTGGTGGTAACACTGGCGAAGTAGCATGTGTAGCTGACTGTAATGGTGACTTTGGCGGAACAGCCTTCATCGACAACTGTGCAACCTGCGTTGGTGGTAACACCGGCGAAGTAGCATGTACTGTGGATTGTAACGGAGACTTTGGCGGAACAGCCTTCATTGACAACTGCGCAACCTGCGTAGGTGGTAACACCGGCGAAGTAGCATGTGTAGCTGACTGTAATGGCGACTTCGGCGGAACAGCTTTCATCGACAACTGTGCAACCTGCGTTGGTGGTAACACCGGCGAAGTAGCATGTGTAGCTGACTGTAACGGCGACTTTGGCGGAACAGCCTTCATCGACAACTGCGCAACCTGCGTAGGTGGTAACACCGGCGAAGTAGCATGTGTAGCTGACTGTAATGGCGACTTCGGCGGAACAGCTTTCATCGACAACTGCGCAACCTGCGTAGGTGGTAACACCGGCGAAGTAGCATGTACTGTGGATTGTAACGGCGACTTTGGCGGAACAGCCTTCATTGACAACTGCGCAACCTGCGTAGGTGGTAACACCGGCGAAGTAGCATGTGTAGCTGACTGTAACGGCGACTTTGGCGGAACAGCCTTCATCGACAACTGCGCAACCTGCGTAGGCGGTAACACCGGCGAAGTAGCATGTGTAGCTGACTGTAACGGAGACTTTGGCGGAACAGCCTTCATCGACAACTGCGCAACCTGCGTTGGTGGTAACACCGGCGAAGTAGCATGTACTGTGGATTGTAACGGAGACTTTGGCGGAACAGCCTTCATCGACAACTGCGCAACCTGCGTAGGCGGTAACACCGGCGAAGTAGCATGTGTAGCTGACTGTAATGGCGACTTTGGCGGAACAGCCTTCATCGACAACTGCGCAACCTGCGTAGGTGGTAACACCGGCGAAGTAGCATGTGTAGCTGACTGTAATGGTGACTTTGGCGGAACAGCCTTCATCGACAACTGTGCAACCTGCGTTGGTGGTAACACCGGCGAAGTAGCATGTACTGTGGATTGTAACGGAGACTTTGGCGGAACAGCCTTCATCGACAACTGCGCAACCTGCGTAGGCGGTAACACCGGCGAAGTAGCATGTGTAGCTGACTGTAATGGCGACTTTGGCGGAACAGCCTTCATCGACAACTGCGCAACCTGCGTAGGTGGTAACACCGGCGAAGTAGCATGTGTAGCTGACTGTAATGGTGACTTTGGCGGAACAGCCTTCATCGACAACTGTGCAACCTGCGTTGGTGGTAACACCGGCGAAGTAGCATGTGTAGCTGACTGTAACGGCGACTTTGGCGGAACAGCCTTCATCGACAACTGCGCAACCTGCGTTGGTGGTAACACCGGCGAAGTAGCATGTGTAGCTGACTGTAATGGTGACTTTGGCGGAACAGCCTTCTTGGATGATTGCGATATTTGCGTAGGTGGAAACACCGGATTAGCACCTTGCACTGTGGGTTGCGATAACAATGTGGTTATCGAATTTGCTACGGATAATAACGCAGCTGATGTTAGCTGGTCGATCACGGCCGTAGGTGCAGGAACCCCAAGTTGCAGCGGTTCCAACTTGCCGAATAACCAACCAGCCTATGTTACTGATGTATGCTGCTTATCCGATGGATGCTACCGATTGGTAGTTACTGATGCTGGTGGAGATGGTATCGCCGGTGGTGGATACGTGTTACGCATGGCAGGAAACAACGGAATGCGCATCATTGACAACAGCAACAACTTTACGGTTGGTTCAAGTTCGATCAACACGAGCCTAGAGGACGGTGCGTTCTGTCTGCCATTGGGAGGTGTTGAGCTATTATCGTCCAGCTGCGATAAGTACTTCTGGGCAAATGGCCAATACATCGTTTGTAACGAAGATGCTGAAGTTGCTGCTGATTTCAACGGTGGTGGAGTTGCTGGTGCGGATTCGGGCTATGACTTCTGGTTCTACAACCCGAATGGAGGTTACAGCTTCATCCGTGAGCGTCGTCACAACGTGTCTGACAATTTCGCGAATATTGGTTCACCACGGACCTGTCATATGAAAGTGAACAACTGGGCTACAGCTAACCATATTCCGGATCAAATGAACTTGAACGTTCGAGTACGCGGTGTTGTAAATGGTGTTGCAAGTTCATGGGGTCCGGCATGTCGCTTTGCACGCAACGAAGCGTTGGCGATCTGCACACCTACAAAGTTGTTCGACATCCCTGGTTATGTGTTCTATAGCTGCGGTGTTACGCGTCAATTCGTAACTAGTTCTTCGCAGCGCTTGTATGCACGCCCAGTATCTGGTGCAACGCAGTATCAGTTCCGGTTCTCAATAC
- a CDS encoding T9SS type A sorting domain-containing protein codes for MRAIGLGFLVNCCFVILTFLFTASSVNGQTWEVFDMANAGLPSNTVNAFAHEDNGTTWVGTDWGLCKYDGSTWEVFQVDNSDIPENDVRALALDDQNRLWVGFFTQGLSVYDGVSWQHFNMTNSPLPTMTVRNIVFAADGFGWLSTADGVVRTDLSDWRIYNDSETSYDNLILPGNNISDIAIRNDGLVCVGTLNAGFVYLTDTLVRVFSTTTTGLPDNTALGVAIDSNGERWAACPFGGVLHNFGDYVNGFWSQYYSSNSSIPSNSLNDIIIDGQDRKIIATQQAGIAILSTNDTWEVFNMANSGLPDNVVNQLSFCTDGSIWVGTASGGAVRWDVATSLSAVEAPRAEFEIYPVPATTELNIRAVGVNRLDNYRVTDATGSVVLTGRVTGNGGMISVESLESGVYVFQIGQDNSLRSKHFIVL; via the coding sequence ATGAGAGCCATTGGTCTCGGATTCTTGGTTAATTGTTGTTTTGTAATTCTGACATTCCTTTTTACGGCATCTTCTGTTAATGGACAAACATGGGAGGTATTCGATATGGCCAATGCGGGCTTACCAAGTAATACGGTGAACGCATTCGCTCATGAGGACAATGGGACCACATGGGTAGGTACGGACTGGGGGCTTTGTAAGTACGATGGCTCGACATGGGAGGTTTTTCAGGTTGATAATTCAGATATTCCCGAGAACGATGTTCGTGCTTTAGCGCTGGATGATCAGAATAGATTGTGGGTCGGCTTTTTTACTCAAGGTCTTTCTGTGTATGACGGTGTTTCTTGGCAGCATTTCAATATGACCAATAGCCCATTGCCTACAATGACCGTGCGAAACATCGTATTTGCTGCGGATGGTTTTGGATGGTTGTCCACTGCGGATGGCGTTGTACGCACGGATCTAAGTGATTGGCGCATCTATAACGACAGCGAGACCAGCTATGATAATTTAATTCTACCAGGGAATAATATTTCCGATATTGCTATTCGCAATGATGGGCTTGTGTGTGTTGGAACATTGAATGCGGGGTTCGTCTATCTAACTGATACGCTCGTTCGGGTTTTTTCAACGACTACAACGGGTTTGCCGGATAATACCGCGCTTGGTGTTGCCATAGATTCAAATGGTGAACGCTGGGCAGCCTGTCCTTTTGGAGGTGTGCTGCATAATTTCGGGGATTATGTCAACGGTTTCTGGTCCCAATATTATAGCTCCAACTCCAGTATTCCCAGCAATTCGTTGAACGATATTATCATAGATGGCCAGGATCGTAAGATCATCGCCACGCAACAGGCCGGTATAGCCATATTATCAACGAACGATACTTGGGAGGTGTTCAATATGGCCAATTCCGGACTTCCGGATAACGTGGTCAATCAGCTTTCATTCTGCACGGATGGTTCAATATGGGTAGGAACAGCCAGCGGGGGAGCAGTCCGCTGGGATGTGGCAACAAGCTTGTCCGCAGTTGAAGCTCCTAGAGCAGAGTTCGAGATCTATCCCGTTCCTGCAACTACTGAGTTGAACATTAGGGCAGTTGGTGTGAACAGATTGGACAATTATCGGGTCACCGATGCTACGGGAAGTGTGGTATTGACCGGAAGGGTCACTGGAAATGGGGGTATGATCAGCGTTGAAAGTTTGGAAAGCGGTGTTTATGTGTTCCAAATTGGTCAAGATAATTCGTTACGATCCAAGCATTTTATAGTATTGTGA